Sequence from the Streptomyces sp. NBC_00440 genome:
GCGGTCGCCTGCCGTGCCCGAGAGGTCCGTACGGGCGCCGGGCGCGTTGAAGGAAAGCTCCCGGTACAGCGCGGCGAGGCCGGTCTGGGAGAGGTCGGTGAAGTCCGTGCGGTGCGGGGCAGCCGACTCGACCAGGGTGGTGAAGAGCGAGAGCGTGCCGTCCTTGTTGTCGACCAGCTCGAAGACCCGGGCGAGCTGCGGGAAGTCGATGTGCGAAGCGGTGGTGACCTCCCAGAAGGAGCCGTGCGGCTGGATCTTGTTGCGGTGGCTGTGGCCGTTGATCCAGGCGACCGCGTTGCGGTGCTTGCCCAGCAGGGCGACGATCTCGTCGCCCGAGTGGTTCCGCTCGCCGGGACGGGCCGGGTCGGGGTGGGTGTTGGTGATGGTCCAGCTGTTGTGGTGGCTGAAGACCAGGACGTGTTCGTCCGCATGGGCCTTGAGCGTCCGCTCCAGCCAGTTCAGCTGCGCGGTGCCGACCGTGCCGGTGAAGTGGCCGCCCCTGCCGGTGGTGTCGAGGCTGATCCCGAGGACGCCGGGTGCGACCCGGAAGGTGTAGTAGAGGGTGTCGCTGTCGAGGTTGGCCCGGGTGTAGCCGTGTCCCACCGGCCCGGCGCCCGCGTGTGCGGGGTCGAGGTGGGCGGTGAGGTACTCGCGCGGGGTGAAGGGGGCGCGGGCCGGGTCCGGGGTGATGTGGCGCAGGTCCTTGCCGTGTCTGCGGACCAGGGCGGCGAAGTGGCTGCCGTCGAAGTCCCCGTTCCGCTGGTCCGTGGCCAGCTGGGTCCGCGCCTCGGCGGCCGGGATCTCGTACAGCTTCCGCCCGCCGGCCGCGAAGTCGGCCAGGAAGTGGCCCCGGGCCGCCATGGATCCGCTGGTGAGCGAGTCGTGGTTGCCGACGGTCGAGTACCAGGGCATACGCAGCCCCGGGCTGTTCACGGAGCGGACGGCCGCAGCGAGGAAGCCCTCGATGCGCGGGAAGCCGCGCTGCTTGTCCGTGTCGCGCAGGGCCGTGTCCGGGTGCCAGAAGTGCTTGATGCCGGAGTCCTGGACCCCTTCGTAGCGGTGCGGGTCACCGGTGTTGGGGGTGATACGGCCCCCGCTCATCACCTTGAGGAACCAGCCGAGTTCGGCGTGGGAGTTGTTGTCGGTGTTGTCCCCCGTGGTCATCACGAAGGAGAGCGGCGCCCCGGTGGCGGGGCCCGCGCGCAGCGCGTTGACGCGCTCGACCAGGGACACCGCGCCGGGCACCGTGAGCGCTTCCTGGGGGCGCCAGGCTGCGATGTCCGCGGGGCGCAGGAACTCGCCGCGCACCGGGTGCTGGACGTCGGTGAGGTGCAGGTCGGTGAGCTGGACGAAGGCGGCGAGCGTGGTGCGCCGGGTGGCGCGCCCGGCGCCCGCGGCGGCGAGCCCGTCCCGTACGACCCGGTCCCAGCCGGGGCCGTCGCCCAGCCGCCGGTAGCCGCTGCCGGGATGGCCGGTGCGGGGGGCCGCCGATGTGAGCAGGGTGGTGCCGGCCGGTGACGGCGCGGCGGGCATGGTGGGTACGGAGCGGAGTGCGGCGGGTACGGCGGCGCCGGGCACGGCCGGTGCGGGGGCGGCGGAAGCGCCGCTCCCGCTCCCGATGGCCGTGCCGACGCCGGCCGATACGGCTGCGGCCCCGGCGACGGCGAGAAAGGCGCGGCGGTCGAGCGCGCGGGCGGCGGAACGCATACGTGACATGACTCGGTCTCCCCGGGTGCGGACGCGTCTCCAACAGCGGCGGGGCTGGAATTTCCCCGCTCCTACGGATGGTTGGCAGCGGGCATGACCTGTGCGTGAACGAGGCCGCAACAGGCAACACCGATCACCGCACAGGGATCACCCGCTGCCGTCGGAGCGCCCGCCATCGGGGCACATCGGCCCGGCGGTCCCGGCCTGCACCTGTCCGCCAGGGCCGCCTCGCGCCCCGGTGGGCCGGAGTTGCCCTGTCTCATCCCGCTTTGACCGGGGTGGCGTATGGCGGAAGACCGCCAAGGAGTGGCCACCCGGCGGACAACTCTCCCCAAGAGAGGGTCATTTAGGTAAAGATCCGGTCATCAAGCTCCGGATTCCGGACCTTTTCTTCCACATACAGGGATGTAGATGAGCCTCGAATTCCCCAGCTCCATAACCCGGGCGAGACGCACGGCCCGGGTCGCCGCCGCCGCGGGCGTGGTCCTCGCCCTCGCCGCGGCCGGAGTCGCACCCGCGGTCGCCGCCGCGGGTCAGGACGGTCCCGCGCCCGCCGGCGTGAAGGCCGCGAAGCCCGCCGGGCCGGCCTCCGCCAAGCTCGGCGCGTCCGACGCACAGCTGCTCGGCCGGGCCGAGCAGGACGGTACGAAGTCCGTGACCGTCATGGTGGCCACCGCCCCGGGCGCGACCGCCCAGGTCCGCAAGCAGTTCGACGCCGTTCCCGGCGCGGTCGTCGGCAGGACCGACGACAAGCTGGGGTACGTGAGGGCCACCCTGCCGACGCCCAGGGCGGGTTCGGCCATCGCGGCGGCCGGGAAGCTCTCATCCGTCCACGGGATCGACCTCAAGCAGGAGATCCAGCTGGACGACCCGACCCCGGCCGGGGACACCGCGAAGGGCGCCAAGTCCAGTGCGTCGGCCGGACCGTACTCCGCTCCGGGCCGGAAGACCCCGGCCAGGAACCCGTACAACCCGTCCTTCGAGACGGGCGCCGTGGACTTCGTGAAACAGCACCCGAAGTCCGACGGCCGGGGCGTGACCATCGGCATCCTCGACTCCGGTGTCGACCTGGGCCACCCGGCGCTGCGGAAGACCAGCACCGGCGAGCGGAAGATCGTCGACTGGGTGACCGCGACGGACCCGGTGTCCGACGGCGACGGCACCTGGCTGCGGATGAACAGCGCCGTGACGGGCCCGGCCTTCACCGCGGCGGGCCGCACCTGGCGGGCCCCGGCCGGTTCGTACCGCTTCCAGACCTTCGCCGAGAAGGTCACGACCGGCGGCGACGAGGCGGGCGACCTCAACCGGGACGGCGACACCACCGATGTGTGGGGCGTGTTGTACGACCCGGCCGCCGGGACCGTACGGGTGGATCTGAACGGTAACGGTGACTTCACCGACGACGTCGCGATGAAGCCGTACAAGGACAAGTTCCAGATCGGCTACTTCGGCAAGGACGACCCGAGGACGGAGGTCGCCGAGCGGGTCCCCTTCGTGGTCGAGGACCGGAAGGACGTCGTCTACAACGCGGCGGGCGACACGTCCGACTACGTCAACATCGGTGTCATCCAGGGCGAGCACGCCACCCATGTCGCGGGCATCACCGCGGCGAACGGCCTGTTCGGCGGCGCGATGAACGGTGCGGCGCCGGGCGCCAGGATCGTCTCGTCGCGTGCCTGCACCTGGAGCGGCGGCTGCACCAACGTCGCCCTCACCGAAGGGATGATGGACCTCGTCGTCAACCGCGGCGTGGACATCGTGAACATGTCGATCGGCGGGCTGCCTCCGCTCAACGACGGCAACAACGCACGGGACGAGCTCTACAAGCGCCTCATCGACACCTACGGCGTCCAGCTCGTCATCTCGGCGGGCAACGAGGGCCCCGGCCTCAACACCATCGGCGACCCCGGCCTGGCCGACCACGTGATCTCCGTCGGCGCGACCATCTCCAAGGAGACCTGGGCCGCCGACTACGGGTCCGGCGTGACGAAGAAGAACGACATGATGCCGTTCTCCTCACGCGGCCCGCGTGAGGACGGCGGCTTCACTCCGACGCTCTCCGCGCCCGGCGCCGCAATCAACTCCACCCAGACCTGGCTGCCCGGCGCTCCGGTGAAGGAGGCGGGCTACTCGCTGCCCGCCGGGTACTCGATGCTCCAGGGCACCTCGATGGCGGCCCCGCAGGCCGCCGGCGCGAGCGCACTGCTCCTCTCGGCCGCGAAGCAGCAGCACATCGAGCTGCCCCCGGCCGATCTGCGCACCGCCCTCACCAGCACCGCCACCCACATCAAGGGCGTCCCCGCGCACGCCGAGGGCGCGGGCCTGATCAACATCGTCGGGGCCTGGAAGACCATCAGGAAGGGCGCGGACTCGAAGCAGGGCGCCGCGCACGAGTACACGGTCCAGGCTCCGGTCGACACCGCGATCGACGACGCCCTGAAGACCCCCGGCCGCGGCACCGGCATCTACGACCGCGAGGGCGGTCTGAAGGCCGGGCAGCAGAAGACGTACAAGGTGACGGTCGTGCGGACCACCGGGCCCGACCGGCCCGTCACG
This genomic interval carries:
- a CDS encoding TIGR03767 family metallophosphoesterase gives rise to the protein MSRMRSAARALDRRAFLAVAGAAAVSAGVGTAIGSGSGASAAPAPAVPGAAVPAALRSVPTMPAAPSPAGTTLLTSAAPRTGHPGSGYRRLGDGPGWDRVVRDGLAAAGAGRATRRTTLAAFVQLTDLHLTDVQHPVRGEFLRPADIAAWRPQEALTVPGAVSLVERVNALRAGPATGAPLSFVMTTGDNTDNNSHAELGWFLKVMSGGRITPNTGDPHRYEGVQDSGIKHFWHPDTALRDTDKQRGFPRIEGFLAAAVRSVNSPGLRMPWYSTVGNHDSLTSGSMAARGHFLADFAAGGRKLYEIPAAEARTQLATDQRNGDFDGSHFAALVRRHGKDLRHITPDPARAPFTPREYLTAHLDPAHAGAGPVGHGYTRANLDSDTLYYTFRVAPGVLGISLDTTGRGGHFTGTVGTAQLNWLERTLKAHADEHVLVFSHHNSWTITNTHPDPARPGERNHSGDEIVALLGKHRNAVAWINGHSHRNKIQPHGSFWEVTTASHIDFPQLARVFELVDNKDGTLSLFTTLVESAAPHRTDFTDLSQTGLAALYRELSFNAPGARTDLSGTAGDRNTELVLKKR
- a CDS encoding S8 family serine peptidase, whose translation is MSLEFPSSITRARRTARVAAAAGVVLALAAAGVAPAVAAAGQDGPAPAGVKAAKPAGPASAKLGASDAQLLGRAEQDGTKSVTVMVATAPGATAQVRKQFDAVPGAVVGRTDDKLGYVRATLPTPRAGSAIAAAGKLSSVHGIDLKQEIQLDDPTPAGDTAKGAKSSASAGPYSAPGRKTPARNPYNPSFETGAVDFVKQHPKSDGRGVTIGILDSGVDLGHPALRKTSTGERKIVDWVTATDPVSDGDGTWLRMNSAVTGPAFTAAGRTWRAPAGSYRFQTFAEKVTTGGDEAGDLNRDGDTTDVWGVLYDPAAGTVRVDLNGNGDFTDDVAMKPYKDKFQIGYFGKDDPRTEVAERVPFVVEDRKDVVYNAAGDTSDYVNIGVIQGEHATHVAGITAANGLFGGAMNGAAPGARIVSSRACTWSGGCTNVALTEGMMDLVVNRGVDIVNMSIGGLPPLNDGNNARDELYKRLIDTYGVQLVISAGNEGPGLNTIGDPGLADHVISVGATISKETWAADYGSGVTKKNDMMPFSSRGPREDGGFTPTLSAPGAAINSTQTWLPGAPVKEAGYSLPAGYSMLQGTSMAAPQAAGASALLLSAAKQQHIELPPADLRTALTSTATHIKGVPAHAEGAGLINIVGAWKTIRKGADSKQGAAHEYTVQAPVDTAIDDALKTPGRGTGIYDREGGLKAGQQKTYKVTVVRTTGPDRPVTHRLTFRNNDGTFSLAGPAQVSLPLGRAVTVTVRAKPASAGVHSAILQLDDPRTVGTDQQIMATVVVSEPLAKPSYTVKHSGSVQRNSTTSYFLTVPEGAKALEVGMSALRSGSQTRFISIHPYGVPVDDTGTPSCYPNYDNPANTCRPELRSYPDPAPGVWEIEVEARRTSPYLDNPYKLDVALLGAAFDPAVQTLPEAEAGTAAPVDWTVRNGFAAIDGTLKGGPLGSSFDATPTIEEGESKTTTVTVPEGVDRFDVSIGGTSDTGADLDLYVYRGATQVGSSATGGSDESVSLVKPAAGTYTVEVDAYAVPAGSTTYGYRDVYFAPSLGSVEVDASKAVKLATGASAKLGARIVAAGPAPAGRELFGQVQLLNARGTVAGTGSVRIAKVTP